TGATAACTATAAACACAAAACAGCTTTACAATGCTACACTATGTGCTATTAAAATGGCAGTAAAAATACTTATCCTTGACAACTCAATATGTCCTTCAATCACCTGATGATGGTGGTGAGGGGTTCGGCAAGAACGAATAATAAAGAATAGCAACCTCGATTATCGACCCTCTCATCAGATCATGAAATTTTATATTAGTAATACGATCAACTTCCAGCAGTATaagaaaattgaaatatttattCTGAAGTCCCGGAAGGAGGATTCAAATTAGTAAATCTCCAAATATAATCTAATGCTCTTAAAAGTTTTTTCTTCTCTACCTTTTCACGTTGCTTCCTTCTCAAATTTCCTATTAGGGTCCTCAAATGTCTATATGTCTACAAGAAACTATGTAAACGAAAGTTCCTAGGTAGCAATGCCTCCTTACTTGGGAAACACTCTCCTATCTACAAGAAGCTGTGGAAAATCATAGTTCTTAGATAGAGGCACCACCTTTTCTGGAAGAAACAATCATAATTTGCTAGAGATACAGGGAAATAAGCAATTTCATGTCATTTTATGGTATAAAAGACATAGTAAATTAACATAAATCTTAAAGTGAAAATATGTAAATCAGCACTAACCTGTGTTGGCAGTTTACATGTGTTAATACAAATTCCAATGCATTTACTTTCTTCCAGATACTTGCACCTGTCTACAAACACCTACATGAATGGAGTACCAGTGTAACCAACCAACAAAAGTAGACACAATAAATCAAGAGAGGGATTGGATGAATGTATAAAAACTGCAAATTTCAGATAAATACAGTACCCCACTGGTGCAAGAGGACCCATCAGGCAGATCAACTAAATTGACTGAGCATGGGCCCATCAGCCACTGACAAGAAAGTGCAGTTGCTCTTGCTTCAGAACACAAAGTAACCTTAAGTAACCACCACAAAATGGAATATTGAAGATGCATATCAAGCTCAAATAGGAAACTATGCTACTTAATTTCAGGTTTTAAGATCAGCTAGTGTACTAAATGTTTCTATATAGCACAGTATTGAACGGGAAAAGCAAAGAACATAAGATATTGAAATTGAAAACCAGTAATCATTGATAAATTGAATTTACAATAACTCACCAACCATCATGGACGCTATTCTGCCACCACCTATAGGTGCTATGAACATCTTAAAAAGAATGAGTAAGAATGGAGGAAACAATGATTGTAGTATGCGGACCTGTCATCCAGAATACCCATAGGCAGAGAAAGATTTTCAAGTAATAAAGTCAGATGCTTAACAAAGGAAAGATAAATAAACCACAAAAgcacatgcacacacacatgCACGCGCATGCGCACAcacggaaaagaaaaaaaaagataacatAGACACAAAGTACTAGAGTAAGGTTAACAATAAATATGCTCTTTGAAGGTAGGCCATATTAAATATAataagcagataaagatcacatGTCTATGCAGGAAAAGGTAGAAAGTTTATCAAACTTTGAGAAATATAGTGCAGCGGCCATAGTACATGTAAACTAATAATTGAAATCATGTCTGTTATGTGCATGtacttcttttctatttttttgtttgctgttgtttattccttttctttcttcttcctttttcctttttttcttttttttgagggaGGGGTTTGTTTGGTTTGTTCCCTTTTTTTCAAATATAAGGtcaaagaagaaacaaaaaatagGATAATCTTCATATTGTGAAGATCTTGAACCTTATATTGTTATTAAGCCTCAATAATCTGCCATTGATGAATTATGGTCAACCTGAAACTTTTCTTGATCCAGAAATCAAGTTGAACATTCAGCTTcctgagataaaccagaagctGAAGGCACTAGAGTTTGTTGACAGTCCACTGGAGAATGAAAGGTCTCCATAACCACTATCAATTTAAGATGATTTGggtgttaagataaatggaagggAGGCTAGGCTCCGTGCGAAATTCAGAGagcaaagacagaagatcattTCAAAGTTGATATAGAAGAATCCTACTTTTAAACCTCCTTAAGAATACAAGCTGACAAAGCTCTACAGGAAGCTGTACGTACCAGTAAAAGAATATACTGCACAtacatgaagagaagaaggatgtTCCTTGTTTGTGGGATGCCTGCCCTCTCCCGAATGGATGAATAGGAAGAACCAAGCTAACAAAAGGCacaagagagagacagagagagagagagagagagagttgataCGCCCCTCTTCCCTTAGGTCCCAGGTGGGGGGGCAAGTGTGACATGGAACAGCTGgatgagccttggcctccaaagACTCAACTAAGAAAGCAGAAAATCCAGAAGATTATTTCAAGAGAATGAGACATGTTAGGCTGTAACCAAAGTTATCATAAACCTGACCCGCTACCACTGCATCAGTCCATTTTCCTTTGGATGTTGTTATGCCCCAGACGTATACATGATGGGACCAAAGACCCGGTTGAGCAAATTGCTCATTTGAGACTAGTTGTGGAGAACCGCTCATAACGAGCGTCAGTCATTTTGCTGGTTCTCGACCTTGTTGTCTGGTGTAGCCTTTAGTTGGTAATGGGAGGGTACCCCCCAACTCTACCCATTCATCGTAGCGAATGGTCAACATATCATGCACCTAATTCTTCAAattattctctttcttttccttctttccccCCATTTTTTCTAAATTACAGATGCCTTCTTCTATTGATACATATGGTAAATCAACATTTTCCATGTTTGTTTGAACTTCTTTTAATGAATGTCCACATAACCTGCTTTCTGGAATGTTTGACATACATGAAATTGATTTTATCCTTCAAAAGCTTTTCCAAGCTGGATTTTGAGCTATCGTCTATATAAACATTGGGTCTTAATGGTCAGAATCTATGATGACATGGAATTTCAATACAAGGTACAAGATAGCTAAttcagttttcttttttcttccttgctcTTTGGACTATTTTACTTTACCATGCTACTACCAATGTACAGGTCTGTAtgctatattttaatattttaccaTTATGTTCTAAGCATCTAGCCTATAACATATCAATGCAAAGAAAAAGCCCTAACGATTAAGCTGGGTTTAGCTTTACTGGATACTGACCAAGTTAATGCTTCCTGTTTAATGCCAGGCTGTTCAAATTGCTAAAATGTCCAAATCATTTTTTGTTACTAAAGACCCAGATATTCTTAAgtattttccttatttttttctaatccTGCAACCTGAAATTAAAGACATCTTCTTCACTAAGGCTGTTGCTGAGatgaaaagcaaatatacaaGGAAATTTGAAAGGTTTTCTGAAGTTATCCTCTGACATCCTCCTAATCCATGTCTGCATATTGGTTAAATTTCTATATTCTAAATCAAATATGTGCACTGCAAAATGATTTATGGATTTCTTGGCATCTCAAAAGTGCCAAGATCCAGTTGTTATCTCAAAAACCTAAAACTGCTGATAAAAACCCTAAAGTACCTGAGAAAGGAAAGCaactcatcatcatctgaaaacGTGAGACCAGCTTATAAACTTGTTGGAGAAACCATgacaaaacaaaaaattatataacCCATCAAGACAAAGTGAACATTAAGTTGACTATCATTTAATATTGCTTGATATATAATAAACTTTATGTGATATATGTAAAGACGTGCctgatatataatataaatttatagaACCATTGAAGGGCATACACTACACAGAAAAACATAAGCATGAATAGTGTATCATTCATTGAAACAGAGAgtgcatatccatgcatggcagtGTGCATGATTTCATGTCTGTATGCATGCAAATGCCCCAATTTATGCACGAGTTGTAAGAGTGCATGGGAAGTTATTGGTCTTTTGTTGTGTTAAAACAGAAATATCTAATCATAAATGCATTCAAAAGTTTGAGTAAAGACCTATATAAATATCACATGCACAAACCACATATTTTCATTTCATACATGCGCTCGCATATGCACGTGAATGCTCATGCACATGCATATAGATTGATATAAACGTGCTTATAGTATTGATAGAttcatagatggatgggatggaTACATGTTACATGAACATGTGGGCATGCATATACACATGTATATGCACACATATAGAAGGAGATATAGAAGTTTTTTGAAATACCGCAGATTGCTCAGTCTCCAAATTGCTTTTCCCCTTCATCATAAGACGATTTGCAACTTCAATCAGCCCACCATATCCAGGCTTCTCAGAATCCCATCCAACCTCCTACAGCTTTTAAAACATGAACATGTTGCAAGAACATCATTTATTTTCTGAGGTAAGGCAAAGAAAAAAAGTTGCATGCCCTCAATTTACCAGCAAGAGTATGCAATGGCATAACAAAGAACAACATTGCAGAGAACAAGGAAAGAACCCAGAGAGATAGAAGTTGAAAACAAGAAATGGTGGTTGCTGTTATATATTATATAGCAACTTATTTCTTGTGTTCCTAACATAATGAATATATAACACCTTTTTGCAATATCTAGAACAGTTGAAGAAAACTTTATACACCTAGCTCAAAATCAAACTAAAAAATGCCATCCCAAGTAAAAGAAGGGggcaaaaacaaataaatatgcTTTTTGTGATCCTCTTTTGGCTACGTTATGTTCAATAAGAGATGACGACATAAAGTTTCTGTTAGTGTCCCTCTCTGATGAAAAGCATCGTTAACAATCCCTATTGCTATATAGCAGGTCCAGAGCTTTATGACGCCCTTTCATTCTTCTCAAATGTTATATCCTTTCAATAAATTAAGCTCAGCAATGCCCCCAACGAGATCAATTTCAAATatttgattttaaaaaattctaagAAATTTAAAGTGGCATCCGGTTATGATCATGGTAGGCAAAGCTTTTCTTCTAGACTAAATGTGACAATGCAAGAACCTACCAACAGCAAGACAACCTAATGAAACTAAAGTTTTGCAGAATGTGAAAAGAGCAGTGACAACTTCAAAGTATAACAATCAAATCCAACTAGATCAGCTCACAACCTTTCCAAAATAATTTCCTGGATACAATGTTTTGAAAACATCAAATAAACAAGTCTTGCTTAAAGCAATTATTATTCTTCTTATCTAGTCACAAAATTtagttttttatatttttttgctcTTTTCCTCACAACGATTGATTTCAACATATGTTTCTTAGGTGATGGAGAGAAGCCATTGATGAGTATTGGCATTCACGGAGGGCATATGAATTTGCTGGGTATGGTTATACAGAgtctgaaataaagtctagaTGCATAGTTTGCTGCGTGGCATGAAAATCAATATTAACATAAAGGTGTATGCCATTCCTTAGAAATAGTAGCACAAAAATGATGCGGTAGTAGTCTTACTGGCATGACCTATCTGCATATCATAGGAGGTCATGCATCAGCAAGTATTAATTAATTCGCAAATACTGCTCCAGtcactaatttttttaaatttattgaaatttttaaaatgcaTACTTTTTTTGTAGAATTGCATTTCTTCAAACTTATATTTAGATATCAGTTTGTGATCTTCATTTATTAAAATGATGCTGTTTGTTTCAGTAAAAGTTATCAAAATGAGATTCACAGATTCAATATGATGTGATTATATGGGTCAAACCGGTACATGAAGCTTCTTAAATGCATATTTCATCAACACATAGGTATTCTAGACACTCTagattagaaagaaaaaaaggtttcCCTAGCAAATTCCTACAGCTAGAATATCCATTTAACATGGCTGTGTGTCTGCCCATGTACTTGCATGCAAGGTTTTAGCACAAAGAAAACATATATCATGCAGAGTGCCAACTGATACAGACCATGTAGAGGTCAGAGACAATCTTGTAAAAAAAAGTGCGCACAGCTGATGAGTCTAGAAATGCTATCAATTGATGGGGAAAACAACTAAACGGACATGTTGTCTGGGAACCACTTCGCTATCCAAAAATGAGAATACCAGTAAACCAATTAGTCTTCTAATTGATGCGGTGTTTGCTTATTTGGTTTTCAACAAATCATCCATTTGAAGGAGCAAAATCTTGTACTTGTTACCGTCTATTACTTTTTTACatctaataaaacaagaagacaaaCATTACTGCGAGAAAGTTACCGAACTCGGACTTTAATTTCACCGTAGAAGAGAATACTCGGAGTTCCATAGTCAGTGAATAgaaattttaaacaaaaaagatttcaaaaattcaaaatttcacATCCGAAATCCAACCATACAGAGACAGTTATTGAAGCATAATCTATTGAATTATCATAAAAAAGTTCCAGatctaattcaaaaatttaaggaATTCTTATCCGACATCTCCTGCAAGAGAATCGAGCTCACCTCCACCATTTTCTTCCTAAAAACCTTCAGAAGCAGACCATCAAAGATACCAGGCTTGTATTCGGATTTCGGCGTATCAATCTGAAAGGCAAAGGAGAGAAAACGATGAGAatttccatcaagaaatcacgCAATGGGGTGAAAGGAGGGAGAAAAGAAACGAACCGCTTGAGATCTAACTGGAGAGCAGGCAACCCGAAACATAGGGTTTCCACCGGAGCGGTAATGGCGTCCGAGAGGCGAGCGGGAGGAAACGAGGAGTGAGGGAGCGCGAAGGATAGCGAGGGTCTCCATTAAAGCCGCCTTTCACAACGGATGGCGGAGGGAAATATGATCATTTTTTCGGTCAAAATATCGCTTCATTGTAACCCAAAATATTCAGGTGCACGTCACGTGCTTAAATGTGGCGATATTGGTTTTGGACAAGGGGTTATTTACAAAGTGATTTAtattaagtttgaaataatattGGCAATTTTCATGGATACCAGCAAATTAGGACGTGCAATGCttgttaaaaaatataataaaatataaaaattatcattattttttaaaaaatatgataaactaaataataaaaaataaatataatatctatAAGATGTGCTCGaagataataaaattttaaaaatcaatttattgagTAATTGAATAAGAAATTTGTAGGATAACATAATGTCATAGATAAATTGCATACAAAATACTTTTAACAGCCTATTTTGGTCATATGTCACTAACCTGACCTCACAAAGCCCGAATCTGATGATTTACCTAGTATTTTTCTCATATTCATTAGAAATCTTATTAATTATGTGTTGAGGCTAAATTGTGATTTAACAAGTTTGAGACTAGATCGAAAATAATGGCACCTACTCAAGACCTTGATCTTGTTTTGATCATACCCCTGAATTTGATTCTATTCCTTACTATGCTTAATCCAATGCAAATCCAATTGTTATACGATCATACTTAAGTCAAGCCCTCGTGATGGCGACGAGTAATTTCAGAAGTATAAGATCTCATGATTTTATGATACATTTAAAAACCCTAATGCATCCTCACAAATTGGCCCTGTTTGCATTAAATGTTGTTTTACTCAGCTATGATGTGTTATTTTACTCCTTTCGGTCGGTGGTAAGTCAAATAAGGTATGGATTTTGATGCATCGGACTCAATCTAATCCAATCTCATTTGACTTAATCCATCAA
The Phoenix dactylifera cultivar Barhee BC4 chromosome 3, palm_55x_up_171113_PBpolish2nd_filt_p, whole genome shotgun sequence DNA segment above includes these coding regions:
- the LOC103700985 gene encoding beta-carotene isomerase D27, chloroplastic, with amino-acid sequence METLAILRAPSLLVSSRSPLGRHYRSGGNPMFRVACSPVRSQAIDTPKSEYKPGIFDGLLLKVFRKKMVEEVGWDSEKPGYGGLIEVANRLMMKGKSNLETEQSAVRILQSLFPPFLLILFKMFIAPIGGGRIASMMVARATALSCQWLMGPCSVNLVDLPDGSSCTSGVFVDRCKYLEESKCIGICINTCKLPTQTFFKECMGVPLHMEPNFSDHSCQFNFGILPPPPATDKALQEPCLAICPNASRRRDLGRSGDIDLCPKL